The following are encoded together in the Misgurnus anguillicaudatus chromosome 14, ASM2758022v2, whole genome shotgun sequence genome:
- the golt1a gene encoding vesicle transport protein GOT1A, translating into MITITEFQKIGVGLSGFGVFFVLFGVLLYFDSVLLAFGNILFLSGLAFIIGLKRTTHFFFQRQKLRGSTFFLGGVALVLLKWPRIGMLVESYGFVLLFKSFFPMACGFFGSVLNIPFLTTMFNKLSGSSSSMV; encoded by the exons ATGATCACAATCACTGAGTTTCAAA AAATTGGTGTGGGTCTGTCTGGATTTGGTGTGTTCTTTGTGCTGTTTGGAGTGCTTCTGTACTTTGACTCTGTCTTGCTGGCATTTGGTAAT ATTTTGTTCCTGTCAGGCCTGGCCTTTATCATAGGCTTAAAGAGGACGACCCACTTCTTCTTCCAGAGACAGAAGCTCAGAGGCTCCACCTTTTTTCTAGGGGGTGTGGCTTTAGTGCTACTAAAATGGCCTCGAATTGGCATGCTGGTAGAGAGCTATGGCTTTGTGCTTCTTTTTAA GTCATTCTTCCCAATGGCCTGTGGGTTTTTTGGATCCGTCTTGAACATACCCTTTTTAACAACG ATGTTTAACAAGTTATCTGGAAGCAGTTCTTCAATGGTGTAA
- the LOC129428054 gene encoding uncharacterized protein gives MCACKIMWIIQPVLIIIVLHMLEVTSENNCTARSSNKNDSTKTSHKEICTVLNPLVYGFICFLAAVVFILLIILFTVTLRHFFNSGMRVDTHEKREPTPVCQNDAIINIHTPPVNGADDSSSTSSESPDGSLSDISSGCQRNASAQERRKDSDYINISEGVSSGQVDFKKNAKTRQHIDYVNVNEPRKTTKKEKCDDDINASVSSETSVESAVNYSTVVFTKVN, from the exons ATGTGTGCTTGCAAAATCATGTGGATTATACAACCTGTCCTCATTATTATCGTTTTACACATGCTGGAAG TAACATCCGAAAATAACTGCACGGCAAGGAGCTCCAATAAAAACG ATTCAACAAAGACTTCACACAAGGAAATTTG TACTGTTCTTAATCCTTTGGTGTATGGATTCATTTGTTTCCTGGCTGCAGTTGTTTTCATACTTCTGATAATTCTGTTTACAGTGACTTTAAGGCATT TTTTTAATTCAGGTATGAGAGTCGATACCCACGAGAAGAGAGAACCAACCCCAGTGTGTCAGAATGATGCGATTATAAACATTCACACTCCTCCAGTCAACg GTGCAGATGATTCCTCCTCAACCAGTTCTGAAAGTCCTGATGGCTCG CTGTCAGACATTTCCAGTGGCTGTCAACGGAATGCAAGTGCCCAGGAACGTCGTAAGGATTCCGATTACATAAATATTTCAGAGGGTGTGTCCTCCGGACAAGTGGACTTTAAGAAGAATGCAAAAACACGCCAGCATATTGATTATGTCAACGTTAATGAACCGAGGAAGACTACCAAAAAAGAGAAGTGTGATGATGACATTAATGCAAGTGTAAGCAGCGAAACAAGCGTTGAATCAGCGGTTAACTACTCAACGGTTGTATTTACTAAAGTTAATTAA